Proteins from a genomic interval of Streptomyces fodineus:
- a CDS encoding acyl-CoA dehydrogenase family protein, translating into MNLELSEEQAAVRQLARDFVAREIAPHVVAWDRGEEVDRTIVKKLGEVGFLGLTIGEEYGGSGGDHLAYCLVTEELGRGDSSVRGIVSVSLGLVAKTIAAWGDEEQKRRWLPGLTAGEYVGCFGLTEPGTGSDAGNLTTRAVRDGDDYVINGAKMFITNGTWADVVLLFARSTDAPGHKGVSAFLVPADTPGLTRRTIHGKLGLRGQATAELAFEDVRVPASALLGEEGKGFSVAMSALAKGRMSVAAGCVGIAQAALDAAVRYAGEREQFGKPIARHQLVQELISDIAVDVDAARLLTWRVADLIDRGQPFAVESSKAKLFASEAAVRAANNALQVFGGYGYIDEYPAGKLLRDARVMTLYEGTSQIQKLLIGRSLTGVSAF; encoded by the coding sequence GTGAACCTGGAGCTGAGCGAGGAGCAGGCCGCCGTACGGCAGCTCGCCCGGGACTTCGTGGCGCGCGAGATAGCCCCGCACGTCGTGGCATGGGACCGGGGCGAGGAGGTCGACCGGACCATCGTGAAGAAGCTGGGCGAGGTCGGTTTCCTCGGGCTGACCATCGGTGAGGAGTACGGCGGCTCGGGCGGCGACCATCTCGCGTACTGCCTGGTCACCGAGGAGCTGGGCCGCGGCGACTCCTCGGTCCGCGGCATCGTCTCCGTGTCCCTCGGGCTCGTCGCCAAGACCATCGCCGCCTGGGGTGACGAGGAGCAGAAGCGGCGCTGGCTGCCCGGGCTGACCGCGGGCGAGTACGTCGGCTGCTTCGGCCTCACCGAACCCGGCACCGGCTCCGACGCGGGCAACCTCACCACCCGTGCCGTACGCGACGGCGACGACTACGTCATCAACGGCGCGAAGATGTTCATCACCAACGGCACGTGGGCGGACGTCGTCCTGCTCTTCGCCCGCTCCACCGACGCCCCGGGCCACAAGGGCGTCAGCGCCTTCCTCGTGCCCGCCGACACCCCCGGCCTGACCCGCCGCACCATCCACGGCAAGCTCGGCCTGCGCGGCCAGGCCACCGCCGAACTCGCCTTCGAGGACGTGCGGGTGCCCGCCTCGGCGCTGCTCGGGGAGGAGGGCAAGGGCTTCTCCGTGGCCATGTCCGCGCTGGCCAAGGGGCGGATGTCGGTGGCCGCGGGCTGTGTCGGCATCGCCCAGGCCGCGCTCGACGCGGCCGTACGATACGCCGGCGAGCGCGAGCAGTTCGGCAAGCCGATCGCCCGCCACCAGCTGGTGCAGGAGCTGATCAGCGACATCGCCGTGGACGTGGACGCCGCCCGGCTGCTCACCTGGCGGGTCGCCGACCTGATCGACCGCGGTCAGCCGTTCGCCGTCGAGTCCTCCAAGGCCAAGCTGTTCGCCTCCGAGGCCGCCGTTCGTGCCGCCAACAACGCCCTCCAGGTCTTCGGCGGTTACGGCTACATCGACGAGTACCCGGCCGGCAAACTCCTGCGCGACGCCCGTGTGATGACCCTCTACGAGGGCACCAGCCAGATCCAGAAGCTGCTCATCGGCCGTTCCCTGACCGGGGTTTCGGCGTTCTGA
- a CDS encoding YiaA/YiaB family inner membrane protein, which produces MSDTPVKQQSTAAFYGQAVASFAVAMSATAIGIYQLDTSAWVRGFLAIAVLYLVTSAFTLAKVIRDRQEAGQIVSRVDQARLEKLLAEHDPFEKI; this is translated from the coding sequence ATGAGTGACACACCGGTCAAGCAGCAGAGCACGGCCGCTTTCTACGGCCAGGCCGTCGCCTCCTTCGCGGTCGCCATGTCCGCCACCGCCATCGGCATCTACCAGCTGGACACCAGTGCCTGGGTCCGGGGCTTCCTCGCGATCGCGGTCCTGTACCTCGTCACCTCCGCCTTCACCCTGGCCAAGGTGATCAGGGACCGGCAGGAGGCGGGGCAGATCGTGAGCCGGGTCGACCAGGCGCGGCTGGAGAAGCTCCTCGCCGAGCACGACCCCTTCGAGAAGATCTGA
- a CDS encoding TetR/AcrR family transcriptional regulator: MSTAEDTTGGEVEPWEEVTPEAARRLLVAAVEAFAERGYHATTTRDIAGRAGMSPAALYIHYKTKEELLHRISRIGHDKALDILRTAAGREGTAKERLADAVSSFVRWHAGRRTTARVVQYELDALGPEARAEIVALRRQVDAEVRGIVEDGVAAGEFDVLDVQGTTLAVLSLCIDVARWFSVDGPFTPEEVGALYADLVLRMVGAK; this comes from the coding sequence ATGAGTACGGCGGAGGACACGACCGGCGGCGAAGTGGAGCCGTGGGAAGAGGTCACCCCTGAGGCGGCCCGACGGCTGCTCGTCGCGGCCGTGGAGGCCTTCGCCGAACGCGGCTACCACGCGACGACCACCCGCGACATCGCGGGCCGCGCCGGCATGAGCCCGGCCGCGCTCTACATCCACTACAAGACCAAGGAAGAGCTGCTCCACCGGATCAGCCGGATCGGTCACGACAAGGCCCTCGACATCCTGCGCACGGCGGCCGGCCGCGAGGGCACGGCGAAGGAACGGCTGGCCGACGCGGTCAGCTCCTTCGTCCGCTGGCACGCGGGGCGGCGCACCACCGCGCGCGTCGTGCAGTACGAACTCGACGCCCTCGGCCCCGAGGCCCGCGCCGAGATCGTCGCGCTGCGCCGCCAGGTCGACGCCGAGGTGCGCGGGATCGTCGAGGACGGTGTGGCCGCGGGCGAGTTCGACGTCCTGGACGTCCAGGGCACCACCCTCGCCGTGCTGTCGCTGTGCATCGACGTGGCCCGCTGGTTCAGCGTGGACGGCCCGTTCACCCCCGAGGAGGTCGGCGCGCTCTACGCCGACCTCGTGCTGCGGATGGTGGGCGCCAAGTAG
- a CDS encoding MaoC family dehydratase: protein MAEPRTFTSPDELKAAVGEQLGYTDWLEVDQKRIDLFAEATGDHQWIHVDPEKAAAGPFGTTIAHGYLTLSLLPLFGPQLIRVEGVKMGVNYGTNKVRFPSPVPVGSRLRATAKITGVEDVTGGVQVSIAFSVEREGGDKPVCVAESVSRYYL, encoded by the coding sequence ATGGCAGAACCGAGGACCTTCACCTCCCCCGACGAGCTGAAGGCGGCCGTCGGCGAGCAGCTGGGGTACACCGACTGGCTGGAGGTCGACCAGAAGCGCATCGATCTGTTCGCCGAGGCCACCGGCGACCACCAGTGGATCCATGTGGACCCGGAGAAGGCCGCGGCGGGCCCCTTCGGGACCACGATCGCCCACGGCTATCTCACGCTCTCCCTGCTCCCGCTCTTCGGCCCGCAGCTGATCCGGGTCGAGGGCGTGAAGATGGGCGTGAACTACGGCACCAACAAGGTCCGCTTCCCCTCCCCCGTCCCCGTCGGCTCCCGGCTGCGCGCCACCGCGAAGATCACCGGCGTCGAGGACGTCACCGGCGGCGTCCAGGTGAGCATCGCCTTCAGCGTGGAGCGCGAGGGCGGCGACAAGCCGGTGTGTGTCGCGGAGTCGGTGTCCCGGTACTACCTGTGA
- the soxR gene encoding redox-sensitive transcriptional activator SoxR produces the protein MPQIPEKIHELTVGQLSARSGAAVSALHFYESKGLISSTRTAGNQRRYSRDTLRRVAFVRAAQRVGIPLATIRDALAQLPEERTPTREDWARLSQTWRSELDERIKQLNRLRDHLTDCIGCGCLSLETCVLSNPDDVFGERLTGSRLMTEQR, from the coding sequence GTGCCCCAGATTCCCGAGAAGATCCACGAGCTGACCGTCGGCCAGTTGTCCGCGCGCAGCGGTGCCGCCGTCTCCGCCCTGCACTTCTACGAGTCCAAGGGCCTGATCAGCAGCACCCGCACGGCCGGCAACCAGCGCCGCTACAGCCGCGACACACTGCGCCGGGTCGCCTTCGTCCGCGCGGCCCAGCGGGTCGGGATCCCGCTGGCCACGATCCGGGACGCGCTCGCGCAGCTGCCGGAGGAGCGGACGCCGACGCGGGAGGACTGGGCGCGGCTGTCGCAGACGTGGCGGTCGGAGCTCGACGAACGCATCAAGCAGCTGAACCGTTTGCGTGACCACTTGACCGACTGCATCGGGTGCGGGTGTCTTTCGCTGGAGACGTGCGTCCTGTCCAACCCGGATGACGTGTTCGGCGAGCGGTTGACGGGGTCGCGCCTCATGACGGAGCAGCGCTAG